The following proteins come from a genomic window of Achromobacter deleyi:
- a CDS encoding methyl-accepting chemotaxis protein, with amino-acid sequence MWGLLRRLNRGRATLSERPLSLSPAAWPLYRFLAGIRSRISTVRQSSIEIALNTARTQFQAGRCALLAQEQARAAEALAASGAQIAALSASTSTHAREIAQVSGQNLRAAEQALAELSEVKERVDRMTREMAAFTDVVEQLTGRARSVGDISKLIKDIALQTQLLALNAGVEAARAGDAGRGFAVVASEVGRLAERVNAATSDIGRHTGEMLELVDSTQRQTGTLREDVDASGAVLDKTRQDFQHFVRDFDSMNRQVGEVVQAIGEVDATNHGMSQDVSRIAALSADVRERVASMSGEIDRIRRQTESVQEVLSDMRTGNTAFDRLSETLDAFRLAAIRLLDHARERGLDVFDRHYQRIAGSEPPRYHTAYDRGIDEALTRLLDRVLEAVPGGSYALLVDARGYAPAHNSRYSHPPSGDPAQDIARSRHKRIFDDPVGARLAANTETLLFQTYSRDTGEIVNDISVPLFLDGEHWGAVRIGLDYVRFQATLDAGEPARPVVAAAG; translated from the coding sequence ATCTGGGGGTTGTTGCGCCGGCTCAATCGTGGCCGTGCCACGCTGTCCGAACGCCCCTTGTCCCTCAGCCCGGCCGCCTGGCCGCTGTACCGCTTCCTGGCCGGCATCCGCAGCCGGATCAGCACCGTGCGGCAATCCAGCATCGAGATCGCCCTGAACACCGCCCGGACCCAGTTCCAGGCGGGCCGCTGCGCGCTGCTGGCGCAGGAGCAGGCGCGCGCGGCCGAGGCGCTGGCGGCCAGCGGCGCCCAGATCGCGGCGCTGTCGGCCTCGACCTCGACCCATGCGCGCGAGATCGCCCAGGTTTCCGGGCAGAATCTGCGCGCGGCCGAACAGGCGCTGGCCGAGCTGTCCGAGGTCAAGGAACGGGTCGACCGCATGACCCGTGAAATGGCGGCCTTCACCGACGTGGTGGAGCAGTTGACCGGTCGGGCGCGCTCGGTCGGCGACATCAGCAAGCTCATCAAGGACATTGCCCTGCAGACCCAGCTGCTGGCGCTGAACGCCGGGGTGGAGGCGGCCCGCGCCGGCGACGCCGGGCGCGGCTTCGCGGTGGTGGCCAGCGAGGTGGGCCGGTTGGCCGAGCGGGTCAACGCCGCCACCAGCGACATCGGCCGCCACACCGGCGAGATGCTGGAACTGGTCGATTCGACCCAGCGCCAGACCGGCACCCTGCGCGAGGACGTGGACGCGTCGGGCGCGGTGCTGGACAAGACGCGCCAGGATTTCCAGCATTTCGTGCGGGATTTCGACAGCATGAACCGCCAGGTGGGCGAGGTGGTGCAGGCGATCGGCGAGGTCGACGCCACCAATCACGGCATGAGCCAGGACGTCAGCCGCATCGCCGCGCTGAGCGCCGACGTGCGCGAGCGGGTGGCCAGCATGTCCGGCGAGATCGACCGCATCCGGCGCCAGACCGAGAGCGTGCAGGAGGTGCTGTCGGACATGCGCACCGGCAACACCGCTTTCGACCGCCTGTCCGAGACGCTGGATGCCTTCCGGCTGGCGGCGATCCGGCTGCTCGATCATGCCCGCGAGCGCGGCCTGGACGTGTTCGACCGCCATTACCAGCGGATCGCCGGCAGCGAGCCGCCGCGCTACCACACCGCCTATGACCGCGGCATCGACGAGGCGCTGACCCGCCTGCTGGACCGCGTGCTGGAGGCCGTGCCGGGCGGCAGCTACGCGCTGCTGGTGGACGCGCGCGGCTACGCGCCGGCGCATAACAGCCGCTATTCGCACCCGCCCAGCGGCGACCCGGCCCAGGACATCGCCCGGTCGCGGCACAAGCGCATCTTCGACGACCCGGTCGGGGCGCGGCTGGCCGCCAACACCGAAACCCTGCTGTTTCAGACCTATTCCCGCGATACCGGCGAGATCGTCAATGACATCTCGGTGCCCCTGTTCCTGGACGGCGAGCACTGGGGCGCGGTGCGGATCGGGCTCGATTACGTGCGCTTCCAGGCCACCCTGGACGCCGGCGAACCGGCCCGGCCGGTGGTCGCGGCGGCCGGCTGA
- the flhB gene encoding flagellar biosynthesis protein FlhB, whose protein sequence is MAEESDLEKTEAASPRRLEKAREEGQIARSRELGTFMMLAAGVAAIWAGGGTIYQGLSGVLRNGLAFDQRVVADPGVMVEQAVNGFGHALMVILPIFGLLAVIAVLSSVLLGGIVISGKPLSPNFSKLSLFAGLKRMFSSQTVVELIKALAKALLVGGVAVWIIWRYHDDMLGLMHVAPAAALTKALSLVAMCCAFIVASLLVIVMLDVPWQIWSHLKKLRMSKEDVRQEHKESEGDPHTKARIRQQQRQAARRRMMSEVPKADVVVTNPTHYAVALKYEEDKNGAPRVLAKGTGLVAAKIRELAAEHRIPTLEAPPLARALYQHVELGHEIPGELYTAVAEVLAWVFQLRSWRSGWGVEPTAPKSLPVPAALDPQAKTAAQGV, encoded by the coding sequence ATGGCCGAAGAAAGCGACCTCGAGAAAACCGAAGCCGCCTCTCCCAGGCGCCTGGAAAAGGCGCGCGAGGAGGGGCAGATTGCGCGTTCCCGGGAACTGGGCACGTTCATGATGCTGGCCGCCGGTGTCGCGGCGATCTGGGCCGGCGGTGGCACGATTTATCAGGGACTGAGCGGGGTGCTGCGCAACGGGCTGGCGTTCGACCAGCGCGTGGTGGCCGACCCGGGCGTGATGGTCGAGCAGGCCGTCAACGGCTTCGGCCACGCCCTGATGGTGATCTTGCCGATCTTCGGCCTGCTGGCGGTGATCGCCGTGCTGTCCAGCGTGCTGCTGGGGGGCATCGTCATCTCGGGCAAGCCGCTGTCGCCGAATTTCTCCAAGCTCAGCCTGTTTGCCGGCCTCAAGCGCATGTTCTCGTCGCAGACGGTGGTCGAGCTGATCAAGGCGCTGGCCAAGGCCCTGCTGGTGGGCGGCGTGGCGGTGTGGATCATCTGGCGCTACCACGACGACATGCTCGGCCTGATGCACGTGGCGCCGGCTGCCGCCCTGACTAAGGCGCTGAGCCTGGTGGCGATGTGCTGCGCCTTCATCGTCGCCTCGCTGTTGGTGATCGTGATGCTGGACGTGCCCTGGCAGATCTGGAGCCACCTGAAAAAGCTGCGCATGTCCAAGGAAGACGTGCGCCAGGAACACAAGGAAAGCGAAGGCGATCCGCACACCAAGGCGCGCATCCGCCAGCAGCAGCGCCAGGCCGCGCGCCGGCGCATGATGTCCGAGGTGCCCAAGGCCGACGTGGTCGTGACCAACCCGACCCATTACGCCGTGGCGCTGAAGTACGAGGAAGACAAAAACGGTGCGCCGCGGGTGCTGGCCAAGGGCACCGGGCTGGTGGCGGCCAAGATCCGCGAACTGGCCGCCGAGCATCGCATTCCCACATTGGAAGCGCCGCCGCTGGCGCGCGCTCTGTATCAACACGTCGAACTGGGGCATGAAATCCCGGGCGAGCTATATACCGCGGTCGCGGAAGTGCTGGCGTGGGTTTTCCAGTTGCGCTCGTGGCGCTCGGGATGGGGGGTCGAACCGACGGCGCCCAAGTCCCTGCCCGTGCCGGCCGCGCTGGACCCGCAGGCAAAAACCGCAGCACAAGGAGTCTAA
- a CDS encoding protein-glutamate methylesterase/protein-glutamine glutaminase produces MQKIRVLCVDDSALVRGLMTEIINSQPDMEVVATAPDPLVARELIKKHNPDVLTLDVEMPRMDGLDFLEKLMRLRPMPVVMVSSLTERGGEITLRALELGAIDFVTKPKLGIRDGLLEYTEIIADKIRAASRAKLRTPSPHAPAPAPVPMLRRPLASSEKLVIVGASTGGTEAIREVLQPLPPDSPAILITQHMPAGFTRSFAQRLDALCAVTVREAVHGERVLPGHVYLAPGGEMHMRLGRSGANYVIELEASEPVNRHRPSVDVLFNSAAVAAGKNAIGVILTGMGKDGAAGMLAMHRAGAHTIAQDEASCVVFGMPREAIAIGAADEVVPLSAMSERILTRLGDRGHRV; encoded by the coding sequence ATGCAGAAAATCAGAGTTCTATGTGTGGATGATTCCGCGCTCGTGCGCGGACTGATGACCGAGATCATCAACAGCCAGCCGGATATGGAAGTGGTCGCGACCGCGCCCGATCCGCTGGTGGCGCGCGAGCTGATCAAGAAGCACAATCCCGACGTGCTGACGCTGGACGTGGAAATGCCCCGCATGGACGGGCTGGATTTCCTTGAAAAGCTGATGCGCTTGAGGCCGATGCCGGTGGTGATGGTGTCGTCGCTGACCGAACGCGGCGGCGAAATCACGCTGCGCGCGCTCGAGCTCGGCGCCATCGACTTCGTGACCAAGCCCAAGCTGGGCATCCGCGACGGCCTGCTGGAATACACCGAGATCATCGCCGACAAGATCCGCGCCGCCTCGCGCGCCAAGCTGCGCACGCCGAGCCCGCACGCCCCGGCGCCCGCGCCGGTGCCGATGCTGCGCCGGCCGCTGGCCAGCTCGGAAAAGCTGGTCATCGTGGGCGCCTCCACCGGTGGCACCGAGGCCATTCGCGAAGTACTGCAGCCGCTGCCGCCGGACAGCCCGGCCATCCTGATCACGCAGCACATGCCGGCCGGCTTCACGCGGTCGTTCGCGCAGCGCCTGGACGCCCTGTGCGCGGTGACGGTGCGCGAGGCCGTGCACGGCGAGCGCGTGCTGCCGGGCCACGTGTACCTGGCCCCGGGCGGCGAGATGCACATGCGCCTGGGCCGCAGCGGCGCCAACTACGTGATCGAGCTGGAAGCCAGCGAACCGGTCAATCGCCACCGCCCGTCGGTGGATGTGTTGTTTAATTCCGCCGCCGTGGCAGCGGGCAAGAACGCCATCGGCGTCATCCTGACCGGGATGGGCAAGGACGGAGCGGCCGGCATGCTGGCCATGCACCGCGCCGGCGCCCATACCATCGCGCAGGATGAAGCCAGTTGCGTGGTCTTCGGCATGCCCCGGGAGGCCATCGCAATCGGTGCGGCTGACGAAGTGGTGCCGCTGTCGGCAATGAGTGAGCGCATTCTGACTCGCCTGGGCGACCGGGGACACCGCGTTTGA
- the cheY gene encoding chemotaxis response regulator CheY, with the protein MVDKGIKILVVDDFPTMRRIIRNLLKELGFENVDEAEDGAIGLEKLRNGGFQFVVSDWNMPNLDGLEMLKQIRADASLASLPVLMVTAEAKKENIVAAAQAGANGYVVKPFTAATLEEKLVKIFEKIGG; encoded by the coding sequence ATGGTAGACAAGGGCATCAAGATTCTGGTGGTGGATGACTTCCCCACCATGCGGCGGATCATCCGCAACCTGCTCAAAGAGCTGGGTTTCGAGAACGTGGATGAGGCCGAAGACGGCGCGATCGGACTGGAGAAGCTGCGCAACGGCGGCTTCCAGTTCGTCGTGTCCGACTGGAACATGCCCAATCTGGACGGTCTGGAAATGCTCAAGCAGATCCGCGCCGACGCCAGCCTGGCCTCGCTGCCGGTGCTGATGGTGACGGCCGAGGCCAAGAAGGAAAACATCGTCGCGGCGGCCCAGGCCGGCGCCAACGGTTACGTGGTCAAGCCTTTCACCGCGGCGACGCTGGAAGAGAAGCTGGTCAAGATCTTCGAGAAAATTGGCGGCTGA
- a CDS encoding CheR family methyltransferase, with translation MAPSIPVDRQFDFRDADFTRVRKMIHARAGISLGTHKREMVYSRLARRLRALGRQDFGSYLDQLENEPDAAEWEDFVNALTTNLTAFFRESHHFPILADFAQKRSGPVSVWCCAASTGEEPYSIAITLAEALGPRASACSVLATDIDTNVLNRARTAVYPAERVAKMEESRLKRFFLKGRGANAGQVRVRPEIADMVRYETLNLLAPSWPISEKFDVIFCRNVMIYFDKPTQAKILERFVPLLKPGGLLFAGHSENFTYISRDFRLRGQTVYECAGKA, from the coding sequence ATGGCGCCGTCCATCCCGGTGGACCGCCAATTCGATTTTCGGGACGCGGACTTCACCCGCGTCCGCAAGATGATTCACGCGCGCGCCGGCATCTCGCTGGGCACGCACAAGCGCGAAATGGTCTACAGCCGGCTGGCGCGGCGCCTGCGGGCGCTGGGCCGGCAGGACTTCGGCAGCTATCTCGACCAGCTCGAGAACGAGCCGGACGCGGCCGAATGGGAAGATTTCGTCAATGCCCTGACGACCAACCTGACCGCGTTCTTTCGCGAGTCGCACCATTTCCCGATCCTGGCCGACTTCGCGCAAAAGCGCAGCGGCCCGGTGTCGGTGTGGTGTTGCGCGGCGTCCACGGGCGAAGAACCGTACTCCATCGCGATCACCCTGGCCGAGGCCCTGGGCCCGCGCGCCAGCGCCTGCTCGGTGCTGGCGACCGACATCGACACCAACGTGTTGAACCGGGCGCGCACGGCGGTCTATCCGGCCGAGCGCGTGGCCAAGATGGAAGAGAGCCGCCTCAAGCGCTTCTTCCTGAAGGGCCGCGGCGCCAACGCCGGACAGGTCCGGGTGCGTCCCGAGATCGCCGACATGGTGCGGTACGAGACGTTGAACCTGCTGGCGCCGTCGTGGCCGATCAGCGAGAAGTTCGACGTCATCTTCTGCCGCAACGTCATGATTTACTTCGACAAGCCGACCCAGGCGAAGATCCTTGAGCGGTTCGTTCCGCTGCTCAAGCCGGGCGGCCTGCTGTTTGCGGGCCATTCCGAGAACTTCACCTATATCAGTCGGGATTTCCGTCTGCGCGGGCAGACAGTCTACGAATGCGCGGGCAAGGCCTAG
- a CDS encoding methyl-accepting chemotaxis protein has protein sequence MRKFFANMTIRSSLLWVLAFFSFMLVIGAALGVLSLRISNATLAEIKQSQELNDALGRVVSSYKDTLNGLGRTASSNYADIVRSVGQPTLLTQGLSSEAAGLLERAKAAQNKGQAEFDYFKTLPRPPEAAESLKEVEDSYGALVQQGVVPLTAALEKADMPAYQAQVQKVQDALEGRFARAVEGFDFWRASKMLDAFEVAQVRYQFVLLAVSAGGVIAALLVFATYVFLRRRVLQPLKDAGHHFDRIAGGDLTARVEVRNTNEIGQLFAALKRMQESLTRTVSSVRRGVDEINTGSHEIAAGNTDLSSRTEQQAASLEETAASMEQLASTVKQNADNARQANQLAASASDVAERGGSAVAEVVNTMHGISASSRKISEIVSVIDGIAFQTNILALNAAVEAARAGEQGKGFAVVAGEVRSLAQRSAQAAKEIKGLIEDSVAKVGAGSQQVERAGATMQEIVASVKRVTDIMGEISAASEEQSSGIDQVNRAVSQMDEVTQQNAALVEEAAAAAGSLQEQAQRLAEAVAVFKVNIGEVIEVPAHRLSSGRAGADESRLQAPDALALER, from the coding sequence ATGCGCAAGTTTTTCGCGAACATGACGATACGCAGCAGCCTGTTGTGGGTGCTGGCGTTCTTCTCATTCATGTTGGTGATCGGAGCCGCGCTGGGCGTGCTGTCGTTGCGCATCAGCAACGCGACGCTGGCGGAAATCAAGCAATCGCAAGAACTGAACGACGCGCTGGGCCGTGTCGTCTCGAGCTACAAGGACACCCTCAATGGCCTGGGCCGCACGGCCTCGTCCAACTACGCCGACATCGTGCGCAGCGTCGGCCAGCCCACGCTGCTGACGCAGGGCCTGTCGAGCGAGGCCGCCGGCCTGCTGGAACGCGCCAAGGCGGCGCAGAACAAGGGCCAGGCGGAATTCGACTATTTCAAGACCCTGCCCAGGCCGCCCGAGGCGGCAGAGTCCCTCAAGGAAGTCGAGGACTCGTACGGCGCGCTGGTGCAGCAGGGCGTGGTGCCGCTGACCGCCGCGCTGGAAAAGGCCGACATGCCGGCCTACCAGGCGCAGGTGCAGAAGGTGCAGGACGCGCTCGAGGGGCGCTTCGCCCGCGCCGTCGAAGGCTTTGATTTCTGGCGCGCCAGCAAGATGCTGGACGCGTTCGAGGTGGCCCAGGTGCGCTACCAGTTCGTGCTGCTGGCGGTCAGCGCTGGCGGCGTGATCGCCGCGCTGCTGGTGTTCGCCACCTATGTGTTCCTGCGCCGCCGCGTGCTGCAGCCGCTCAAGGACGCCGGCCATCACTTCGACCGCATCGCCGGCGGCGACCTGACCGCCCGCGTCGAGGTCCGCAACACCAACGAGATCGGCCAGCTGTTCGCCGCGCTCAAGCGCATGCAGGAAAGCCTGACGCGCACGGTGTCCTCGGTGCGCCGCGGCGTCGACGAGATCAATACCGGTTCGCACGAGATCGCCGCCGGCAACACCGACCTGTCCAGCCGCACCGAGCAGCAGGCGGCCTCGCTGGAAGAGACCGCCGCGTCGATGGAGCAGTTGGCCTCGACCGTCAAGCAGAACGCCGACAACGCGCGCCAGGCCAATCAGCTGGCGGCCAGCGCGTCGGACGTGGCCGAGCGCGGCGGTTCCGCCGTGGCCGAGGTGGTCAACACCATGCACGGCATTTCCGCCAGCTCGCGCAAGATCTCGGAAATCGTGTCGGTGATCGATGGCATCGCCTTCCAGACCAATATTCTGGCGCTGAACGCGGCGGTGGAAGCCGCGCGCGCCGGCGAGCAGGGCAAGGGTTTCGCGGTGGTGGCGGGCGAAGTGCGCTCGCTGGCTCAGCGCAGCGCGCAGGCGGCCAAGGAAATCAAGGGCCTGATCGAGGATTCCGTGGCCAAGGTCGGCGCGGGTTCGCAACAGGTCGAACGCGCGGGCGCGACGATGCAGGAGATCGTGGCGTCGGTCAAGCGCGTGACGGACATCATGGGCGAGATCTCGGCGGCGTCCGAAGAACAGTCGAGCGGCATCGACCAGGTGAACCGCGCGGTGTCGCAGATGGACGAAGTGACGCAGCAGAACGCGGCGCTGGTGGAAGAAGCCGCGGCCGCGGCCGGCTCGCTGCAGGAACAGGCGCAGCGCCTGGCCGAAGCGGTGGCCGTGTTCAAGGTCAACATCGGCGAAGTGATCGAAGTGCCGGCGCATCGCCTGTCTTCGGGCCGCGCCGGCGCCGACGAATCACGGCTGCAAGCGCCTGACGCGCTTGCTCTTGAGCGCTGA
- the cheZ gene encoding protein phosphatase CheZ produces the protein MSTTQNEDSTESPDLIHRIASLTRMLRDSMRELGLDQAIKDAANAIPDARDRLRYVAQMTEQAANRVLNATEAAGPIQDGMSRSAQALDGRWQQWYDQPLELPEARELVKDTRAFLQDVPKQTQQTQSKLMEIIMAQDFQDLTGQVIMRMMDVVGAIERELLQVLLDNVPQERRDEANSLLNGPQVSPQGKTDVVTSQDQVDDLLASLGF, from the coding sequence ATGAGCACGACGCAGAATGAAGACTCGACGGAATCCCCGGACCTGATTCACCGTATCGCCTCGCTGACCCGCATGCTGCGCGACAGCATGCGCGAGCTGGGCCTGGACCAGGCGATCAAGGACGCGGCCAACGCCATCCCCGATGCCCGCGACCGCCTGCGCTACGTGGCGCAGATGACCGAACAGGCCGCCAACCGCGTGCTGAACGCGACCGAGGCCGCCGGCCCGATCCAGGACGGCATGTCACGCTCGGCGCAGGCCCTGGACGGCCGCTGGCAGCAATGGTACGACCAGCCGCTGGAATTGCCCGAGGCCCGCGAACTGGTCAAGGACACGCGCGCGTTCCTGCAGGACGTGCCCAAGCAGACGCAGCAGACCCAGTCCAAGCTGATGGAAATCATCATGGCGCAGGACTTCCAGGATCTGACCGGCCAGGTCATCATGCGCATGATGGACGTGGTCGGCGCGATCGAGCGCGAGCTGCTGCAGGTGCTGCTGGACAACGTGCCGCAAGAGCGCCGCGACGAAGCCAACAGCCTGCTCAACGGCCCGCAGGTCAGCCCGCAAGGCAAGACCGACGTGGTCACCAGCCAGGACCAGGTCGACGACCTGCTGGCCAGCCTGGGCTTCTGA
- the cheW gene encoding chemotaxis protein CheW yields MAAKPQAQAARNEDVGNEFLVFTLGEEEYGIDILKVQEIRGYDADTVTRIANVPPFIKGVTNLRGIIVPIVDLRIKFNLGSVEYNEQTVVIILNLDRRVVGIVVDGVSDVLMLNAGQIRPAPEFGATLSTEYLTGLGTVDERMLILVDIEKMMTSDEMALVEKVAS; encoded by the coding sequence ATGGCAGCCAAACCGCAAGCGCAAGCCGCGCGCAATGAAGATGTCGGCAACGAGTTCCTGGTGTTCACGCTGGGCGAGGAAGAGTACGGCATCGATATCCTGAAGGTGCAGGAGATCCGCGGCTACGACGCCGACACGGTGACCCGTATCGCCAATGTTCCGCCGTTCATCAAGGGCGTGACCAACCTGCGCGGCATCATCGTGCCGATCGTCGACCTGCGCATCAAGTTCAACCTGGGCAGCGTCGAATACAACGAGCAGACCGTCGTCATCATCCTGAACCTCGATCGCCGCGTGGTCGGCATCGTCGTCGATGGCGTGTCGGACGTGCTGATGCTCAACGCCGGCCAGATCCGCCCGGCGCCGGAATTCGGCGCCACCCTGTCCACCGAGTACCTGACGGGCCTGGGCACGGTCGACGAACGCATGCTGATCCTGGTCGACATCGAGAAGATGATGACCAGCGACGAAATGGCTCTGGTGGAGAAGGTCGCCTCCTGA
- the flhA gene encoding flagellar biosynthesis protein FlhA, whose amino-acid sequence MSALLTMLKSNGAAHARLLAGPVLIVMVLGMMVLPLPTFLLDLLFTFNIALSVMILLVAMFTRKPLDFAAFPAVLLFATLLRLSLNVASTRVVLLHGHTGPDAAGKVIEAFGHFLVGGNFAVGIIVFIILTIINFIVITKGAGRIAEVGARFTLDAMPGKQMAIDADLNAGLIGEDEARKRRAEVSQESDFFGSMDGASKFVRGDAIAGLLIMAINIIGGLIVGVAQHDMSMSDSARVYTLLTIGDGLVAQIPALVISTAAGVVVSRVSTDQDIGQQIISQLFSNPSVMFLTAGIIGIMGLIPNMPHVAFLTLAGALAWGGWAMYKRRKAAEVAASEVPQQAVTQAQAAAAEASWDDVSMVDQLGLEVGYRLIPLVDHAQNGELLHRIRSLRKKFAQDVGFLPPVVHIRDNLELKPNDYRILLSGVEIGHGVAMPGQWLAIDPGGVTMQIKGTPTTDPAFGLPALWIDGSLRDQAQVVGYTVVDAGTVVATHLNHLMHRHGSNLLGRQEVQQLLDRIGRDAPKLVEDLVPKTLSLTALQKVLQGLLAEEVPIRDMRTIIDTLSEHGPRLAAMAAGTGGQPDINELIALTRRSLGRAITQQWFPGEGELRVIGLDVKLERVLSQALTTSGGLEPGLADTLLRETQAAVERQESQGNAPVLLVSPVLRAPLSRFLRHHLPQLGVLSNTEIPDERMVRVTALIGGGNGQ is encoded by the coding sequence ATGAGCGCTCTGCTCACCATGTTGAAAAGCAACGGCGCGGCGCATGCGCGTCTCCTGGCCGGCCCCGTCCTGATCGTGATGGTGCTGGGCATGATGGTGCTGCCGCTGCCCACCTTCCTGCTGGACCTGCTGTTCACCTTCAACATCGCGCTGTCGGTGATGATCCTGCTGGTGGCCATGTTCACGCGCAAGCCGCTGGATTTCGCCGCCTTCCCGGCCGTGCTGCTGTTCGCCACGCTGCTGCGCCTGTCGCTGAACGTCGCCTCGACCCGGGTGGTGCTGCTGCACGGCCACACCGGCCCGGACGCCGCGGGCAAGGTGATCGAGGCCTTCGGCCACTTCCTGGTGGGCGGCAACTTCGCCGTCGGCATCATCGTCTTCATCATCCTGACCATCATCAACTTCATCGTCATCACCAAGGGTGCGGGGCGGATCGCCGAAGTCGGCGCGCGCTTCACCCTGGACGCCATGCCCGGCAAGCAGATGGCCATCGACGCCGACCTGAACGCCGGCCTGATCGGCGAGGACGAGGCCCGCAAGCGCCGCGCCGAGGTGTCGCAGGAATCCGACTTCTTCGGCTCGATGGACGGCGCCAGCAAGTTCGTGCGCGGCGACGCCATCGCCGGCCTGCTGATCATGGCGATCAACATCATCGGCGGCCTGATCGTGGGCGTGGCCCAGCACGACATGTCGATGAGCGACTCGGCCCGCGTCTACACGCTGCTGACCATCGGTGACGGCCTGGTGGCGCAGATCCCGGCGCTGGTGATCTCGACCGCCGCCGGCGTGGTGGTGTCGCGCGTGTCGACCGACCAGGATATCGGCCAGCAGATCATCAGCCAGCTGTTCTCCAACCCCAGCGTGATGTTCCTGACGGCCGGCATCATCGGCATCATGGGCCTGATCCCCAACATGCCGCACGTCGCCTTCCTGACGCTGGCCGGCGCGCTGGCCTGGGGCGGATGGGCCATGTACAAGCGGCGCAAGGCCGCCGAGGTGGCGGCCAGCGAAGTGCCGCAGCAGGCGGTGACGCAGGCGCAGGCCGCCGCGGCCGAAGCCAGCTGGGACGACGTCTCGATGGTGGACCAGCTCGGCCTGGAGGTCGGCTACCGCCTGATCCCGCTGGTCGACCACGCCCAGAACGGCGAGCTGCTGCACCGCATCCGCAGCCTGCGCAAGAAATTCGCCCAGGACGTGGGCTTCCTGCCGCCGGTGGTGCACATCCGCGACAACCTGGAACTCAAGCCCAACGACTACCGCATCCTGCTGTCCGGCGTCGAGATCGGCCACGGCGTGGCGATGCCGGGCCAGTGGCTGGCCATCGACCCGGGCGGCGTGACCATGCAGATCAAGGGCACGCCCACCACCGATCCGGCCTTCGGCCTGCCGGCGCTGTGGATCGACGGCAGCCTGCGCGACCAGGCCCAGGTGGTCGGTTACACGGTGGTGGATGCCGGCACCGTGGTCGCCACCCACCTGAACCACCTGATGCACCGCCACGGCTCCAACCTGCTGGGCCGCCAGGAAGTGCAGCAGCTGCTGGACCGCATCGGCCGCGACGCGCCCAAGCTGGTCGAGGACCTGGTGCCCAAGACGCTGTCGCTCACCGCGCTGCAGAAGGTGCTGCAGGGCCTCCTGGCCGAGGAAGTGCCGATCCGCGACATGCGCACCATCATCGACACGCTGTCCGAGCACGGCCCGCGCCTGGCGGCGATGGCGGCCGGCACCGGCGGCCAGCCCGACATCAACGAGCTGATCGCGCTGACGCGCCGTTCGCTGGGCCGCGCCATCACCCAGCAATGGTTCCCGGGCGAGGGCGAGCTGCGCGTGATCGGGCTGGACGTCAAGCTCGAGCGCGTGCTGTCGCAGGCGCTGACCACCAGCGGCGGCCTGGAGCCGGGCCTGGCGGATACACTGCTGCGCGAAACCCAGGCGGCGGTCGAGCGCCAGGAATCGCAGGGCAACGCGCCGGTGCTGCTGGTGTCGCCGGTGCTGCGAGCGCCGTTGTCGCGCTTCCTGCGCCACCACCTGCCGCAGCTGGGTGTGTTGTCGAATACGGAAATTCCGGATGAGCGCATGGTCCGCGTGACGGCGCTCATCGGCGGGGGTAATGGTCAATGA